The Akkermansia muciniphila genome includes the window CCGGCAGTCGGTGAAGCAGCACCACCACGTTGCCCCAGTCTGGGGAAGGTTCGCCCGCGTAAACAAGCAGGCCGCGTCCGGCAGCGCGCACCGGAAGGCCTTCATCCGTATTCTCCCCGCCAATTCCATTCAAATCCTGTCCGGTATGCCGTCCGCCGCGGGGAACATTCATGTCCCCCAGTCCCTGGGCAACGTAGGTAAACGCTCCATTCTCATCTCCCAGCGGAGACGTAAACACATCCGCCAGCGGGGCCTTGGCCAACTCCTGGGGAGTCAATAAAATCATCCTGTAATCTACAGGAACGGGAGCCGACAAGGGCACATCTTCATCATAAATATTATGGCGCATCCCTGCCTCCGGAGAGGCGGCATGGCTGGTCTTGTACCAGGCAAACGCCGTTATCAGGACACAGGCCGTTCCCAGAAGGCCCAGGATGACGCGGGATGTCGTCTTGTCTATCATCGTCCCGACTTTATATCCACTCCGCCGGATTTACAACCACAAGATGGTCAGTCCAGCGTCTGCGGGAATTTTTCAGTCCACAGCTCACGCGCCGCACGAATGTCTTCCGCAGAGGCGCGGCCTGAAAGCTCCCAAACCAGCGGGACTCCATGCGGGAAAAAGGGCAGCAGGCGTTCAAACGGTACCCCGCCGCCCAACAGGGGAACCTGATGGTCCCGGGAAGGCCACTTGACGTCGTTTACATGACCCCCTATCAAATGGTGGGACATTCTGCGAAGAAACTGCTCATGATTCAAGATAAGCAAATTGTGCTTTCTCTGAATATGGCCGAAGTCATGCCAGTAGCCAATGAAGGGATTTTCTCCAAACTCCTGCATCAGCAGGTCCATCTCATCCTCGCTGGGAACCTGCTCGTAATGGCTGCGCCCCTCTATGCCCAGCTTCACGCCAAGTTCCGCGGCGCCAGGGAGAAGCTGCCGGATGGCCTCACGGGCGCGCTCCAGGTAAACAGGAGCCATTCCGTTGCGGCGGCGCACAAACTCTCCCTTGGTTCCGGCAAAAGACTCCGTTCCCACCATTCCCTGCCGTGCCAGGCTCTGCAAATGGGCCGTATCCGTACGCTTCACCAGAGGCTCTACCGTACCCATGTGGAGGACAATGTATCCCGCTCCCAGGGCCGCGCCCTGTTCCATGGATTTTTTCGTCAGTTCAATCGCCTTGCTGCGCACCTGGGACAGATCCGCCGTAAACGGCCTGCTGTCCGGAGCGTCCCCCACCTCGTCAATCGGAGCGGGGAAATAATTATGAACGCCGGCCACCTGAACTTTCCCTGCTTCCACCGCCTTCATGATGCCGGGCAGGAGGGAGAGCTTGATGCCGTGGGAAAGCTCCACATGGTCAAATCCCAGGGAGAGGATTTCATCAATCATCTCTTCTCCGTCCTGGTGACGGTGGGAATTCCAGCATGTAGAAAATACCAGCATAGGTTAAAATAAATTATGGTAACTTGATGGAGCCCGGTTCCGTATAGGAATCCTTCATCCATTCCCTGACGGCGGCAGTCATGCTGCCGGCCACGTCCGCGCGGGGTTTTACGAAGGCAGGGACAAACCACGGGAATGCGCCCACCAGATCATGAATCACCACTACATCCCCGTCGCATGTATGAGCGCCGGAGCCGATGCCCAGCGTGGGAATGGGAGAATGGACGGTAATCTGACGGGCCGCATGAGCCGTCACGCCTTCCACCACCACGGCGCAGGCTCCCGCCTCCGCCACGGCTTTCACGTCCCTCACCAGGGCCTCCGCCTCCGCGGAGGATTTCCCCTTGATCTTGTAACCGCCTTCCTCCAGCACCTTCTGCGGCAAAAGGCCGATGTGCCCCACCACAGGAATGCCGGAATCCACAATGGCGCGGATCTTTTCCGCCTGGGATGCCCCTCCCTCCAGCTTGACGGCATCCGCTCCGGCCTGGAACAGGCGCCTGGCGGACTGCACGGCATCCTCCACGGTATCATAGGTATGAATAGGCATATCCCCCACCAGAAGAGCATTCTTTACGCCACGGGCCGCAGCTTCCACATGGTGGAGCATGTGGTCCAGCGTCACGTGGGTGGTATCCGGAAACCCCAGAAGCACCATTCCCACAGAATCCCCTACCAGAACAATGTCCACGCCGGCTTCATCCAGAAGACGGCCCGTGGGATAATCATAACCGGTTACCAGCGTTACGTGCCGCCTGTTCTTGCAGGCGCGGATGCGTTCCGCTTTTTCAAGAGATTGATTCATGATGTTCAGTAAACAAGCAGTTACCAGCGTTCCGAAACCAAGAGCGGGTCAGCCTCATCCGTATCCAGTTCCGCCAGCAGCTCGGCAACCGTCTTATCCTGCCGCGGCAGAATGAGGTCCGGCCTGATATCGGAAAGGGGCTTCAGGACAAACTTCCTAAGATGGGCCCTGGGATGGGGAAGAATCAGGCGCGGGGAATCATTCACCACCATGTCTCCCACATAAATGATGTCTACGTCCGCGGTACGGGGCTCACAGCGGATGCCGGAGCGGACGCGCCCCAGCGCACGTTCTATTCCCTGGCAGTGCACCAGCAGCTCTTCCACCGTGCCGGGCCAGGTGAACTCTACCACGGCATTCAAATAATCATCCGCTCCATGCGGGCAGCCCTGGGGACTGGTAGCGTACAGGGAAGATTGTAAAAAAGGATCGTCAGACAGGCTCATCTGCAGCAGATGGTCCCGGGCCTGGACCATCAGGCTGTTCTTGTCCCCCAGGTTGGAACCCAGTGCAATGCCGGCTCTCTTCATCACGCAAAAAAAGCGTCATGGCCGCTCCGGGAAAGAAGGACGGCCATGACGCCGGAAAAATTATAGCTCGGACAGGCCCAGGACGTCTTCCATGGTATACAGTCCCGGTTCCTTTCCCTGGAGCCAGAGGGCGGCGCGAACCGCTCCGGAGGCGAATGTCATGCGGCTGGACGCCTTATGGGTCAGTTCCAGGCGTTCGCCGTCAGAGGCAAACACCACGGTATGGTCACCCACCACATCACCCCCGCGCAGGGAATGCATGCCTATCTCCTTGGCCGGGCGTGGGCCCACCAGGCCTTCACGGCCAAAGACCACGCTGTCCTCATAATTCCGGTCAATGGCGCCGG containing:
- a CDS encoding sugar phosphate isomerase/epimerase family protein, with amino-acid sequence MLVFSTCWNSHRHQDGEEMIDEILSLGFDHVELSHGIKLSLLPGIMKAVEAGKVQVAGVHNYFPAPIDEVGDAPDSRPFTADLSQVRSKAIELTKKSMEQGAALGAGYIVLHMGTVEPLVKRTDTAHLQSLARQGMVGTESFAGTKGEFVRRRNGMAPVYLERAREAIRQLLPGAAELGVKLGIEGRSHYEQVPSEDEMDLLMQEFGENPFIGYWHDFGHIQRKHNLLILNHEQFLRRMSHHLIGGHVNDVKWPSRDHQVPLLGGGVPFERLLPFFPHGVPLVWELSGRASAEDIRAARELWTEKFPQTLD
- the panB gene encoding 3-methyl-2-oxobutanoate hydroxymethyltransferase, with the translated sequence MNQSLEKAERIRACKNRRHVTLVTGYDYPTGRLLDEAGVDIVLVGDSVGMVLLGFPDTTHVTLDHMLHHVEAAARGVKNALLVGDMPIHTYDTVEDAVQSARRLFQAGADAVKLEGGASQAEKIRAIVDSGIPVVGHIGLLPQKVLEEGGYKIKGKSSAEAEALVRDVKAVAEAGACAVVVEGVTAHAARQITVHSPIPTLGIGSGAHTCDGDVVVIHDLVGAFPWFVPAFVKPRADVAGSMTAAVREWMKDSYTEPGSIKLP
- a CDS encoding M23 family metallopeptidase — protein: MIDKTTSRVILGLLGTACVLITAFAWYKTSHAASPEAGMRHNIYDEDVPLSAPVPVDYRMILLTPQELAKAPLADVFTSPLGDENGAFTYVAQGLGDMNVPRGGRHTGQDLNGIGGENTDEGLPVRAAGRGLLVYAGEPSPDWGNVVVLLHRLPDGRFIQSLYAHLKTVSDIPLGSLVGRGEQIGTVGTAHGNYLAHLHFEIIESIAHEAGMPGYGKTTFNRINPDEVLKQYAPPAGVVMPDPIIALKQVQMAAGWEKLLENLYRDNSMEALDKILPDDRPDTAKKEER
- the folK gene encoding 2-amino-4-hydroxy-6-hydroxymethyldihydropteridine diphosphokinase; translated protein: MKRAGIALGSNLGDKNSLMVQARDHLLQMSLSDDPFLQSSLYATSPQGCPHGADDYLNAVVEFTWPGTVEELLVHCQGIERALGRVRSGIRCEPRTADVDIIYVGDMVVNDSPRLILPHPRAHLRKFVLKPLSDIRPDLILPRQDKTVAELLAELDTDEADPLLVSERW